One Glycine max cultivar Williams 82 chromosome 8, Glycine_max_v4.0, whole genome shotgun sequence genomic window, ATCAAAAGTggcatttaattttaatctgaGAAACAAACCTCCTCTTTTCTTCCCTCAAGATTTCATCAAAGCCTGCCTCCATATCGTCGAcgtcatcatcatcaacaaatttattaggGTTGTAACTGCAAATGGACCAACAAATGATTATTAAAAGTTCTAAATAATCATTAATGTATGAAATTGAGACAATCTAAATAGTTCTAAATATTCCAAGTTCcaaaaattttctttctctccaaaaaacaaaacaaagaacacATTCTATAAAATTCAATGTTATCTGCATATtagttagaaaaacaaaaacttacttaaacatatttCTGATCATGTTCCTGACATCCACTTCGTCCTCCTCATCATCAAAGGGTCGTTTAGCAGCCTTAGGCTTGGGACGACGATCTTGCGAAGCAGTATGCACTGAATTTTGTTTAAGTGGCCTATTTATCTGGCAAAACGAGTGagcaatttaaatatatattttaaagaagCTAAAGGTATAAATCCATAAATGTAAGGGATCCATGACTAAGTGAACAAAATTATATAGCCCCACACCtgtggttttgatgatgccactGGTTGTTTTGGTGCCATTTTAGGTCTATATAGTTCTCGTATGTCTTTTCTTTGTTCCACACTCTgcttttgaattctttgttcaACACTCTgcttttgaattctttgttcaACACTCTGCTTTGGAAATCTTTGTTCAACACTCTGCTTTGGAATTCTTTGTTCAACACTGTGCTTCGAAATTCTTTGTTCTACAATCTGTTTTGGAATGGATGGATGATTCTTCGAAGGGAGTGATTTCTGCATACCATTCACTGGGTTTTTTATAGCAGGTGTTGAAGACTTATTCCCAGTGGTACCAACAGAAATCTTTGAAGGCAAGCCTTTTGGCCCAACAGGCCGGCCTGGTCCATTACCACTGTTGTTACCAGGCTGTTTCCTAGAATCTGCTGATGCCATACTAGGTTTACTGGTTGAACTGGTCCTGTAACTGGATCCTGATTTAGGAGGCAAATGGCCAGCTGCAGAACCTACATTCCGTTCCTCATGACTGGCACGAACATGCTTGCCACCATTGCTCAAAGGCAGTTTATTCCTTGCTGGAACTTGAGCTGGTCGTCCCTCTTCAACATCAGCAAAAATCCTGTATAAGTTTCCTTAATTACAATAACATGCTTTAATCCAACATTCAACACCATATACACACATCACCAAGTGCAATATACCAGAATTTCGTATAGGCATATTCTGAGATGGGGGGGCTTTAGAAGGAGCTGGAAGTTCCGCATCATCAGATAAAAGAAATGAGTAATCTCTAGTATTCTTGATTTTCTGGGCTTTAACTTTCATCTGtatgaatatgaaaaaaatcaattagagCAGAGGTTAAGCTACAACGTGACATGAAAAACTTAACACAGATAGCCACAAGACCTCGCTGACTTTGGGTGCCAGATTATGAGATGAAGACTTTGATCCTCCACTAGGTACTTTATTCTGGTTCTTCTTCTGCAGACAATATCATTATGAGGAAACAAGATTCAATAAAATACTCCAGGGAGAAAATACATTATATATCACCCAACTGCTGCATATTCTCAGTGCTTAAGCAAAAGTAATTGTGTGATGTTAAGAATTATAGTTTTAGGGtagaaggaaaagagagaatGATAGCTAAGAATAGTAACAGTAAATTATTTGACTGGCTGTAATGCGTTACAATACCCTAACCAAATACTCCcatttatactaaaaattatGTCAACTTTACTTGTACAAGCCTAAATCCATTTACAATAAGACTAATAACCTAATTAAATTATGGAGCAATAAAGTATACAGAAGATATAAAATAACCAGGAAACAACTCCTAAGTTTCTCCAATTAGATGACTAATAGATTCCACAAAAGGTTCTGAAAGTATAAGACAATCTAATTATATtctaacactccccctcaagctaaATCTTACTAAGCTTTATTTAGAATTATAATTACAAGTATTAAAACCCAAAAACATAAGACAAATGGCATGTCATTTAAACAAGAAGCACAAAGAATAGAAGAGAAGCTTTGCTAAAACATCCAAAGATAGAGAGAAGCAAATGCTAGACCATTTAATGTTCAAGAAGAAAAGAATTTGGgacacccctgcaccaaatgtAACACTCCACTCTGATATCATGTTAAGATTTATAGGTTTAGCCACACTTTGGAGCATTTGGTGGAGTGAAAAATGTGTAATTGGCATGCCCTAAGGATCGCAAGAGCACATGGTGGATCTATGGGTGTGGTTCAATGACCTAGTGCCCTGGCCCATATCCAATGCCTTAAATATGGAAGGGTGTGGTATCTGATGCAGGGTGCTATAAGAAGAAAAGAACTTGGCACACCGCTGCACCAAATGTAACACTCCACTCTGATATCATGTTAAGAATTATAGGTTTAGCCAAACTTTGGAGAATTTGGTGGAGTGAAAAATGTGTAATTGGCAAGGCCTGCCTCTTATCGATTTTGAGTACTTTTGAGTTTTGATCATCTAGAATGCATTGCATGTCTTAGAAATTATTTGTTTCATTATGTTTGGAGTAGCAGTCACTCTGATCTGCTATACTACTACAGCATTTTGGGGATGCTTCATGTTGTTTTCCAGATTTTACTTTAGTCACACTACATGAATTATTGCCAAAGAAGCTTCCAAAGTCACAATAAGAAGAAAAGCATTAGGAGCTTGacattaaagtaaaatattactACAATAATAAATCCAACACATCAAACACCAGACTTTATTTAGGTATTCCTCCACTCAAAAGATAGCAGGCAAAACAGGAAAAGGAATCATGtgatatatttaaaacaataaacagCTCAAGTTCCTTATGCAACTTCTTTTATTACTTTATaacctttattttaatttcttttcacattgcTAAATGGGAAATAAGATGCCAACTGCTACAAGATTCCAAATAGTAAGTTTAAAATGTTTAAGATCActtcaaaaaataaaggaattgaTGTAATGGGACATAA contains:
- the LOC100819902 gene encoding protein SPT2 homolog, translating into MRGYGDEGDGYDDYYEDEDEYEEEAEEEYEEEEEAPRKPSKEEMEYLELRQKLKESIRKQMKKESSGSGTSRRDSTDRSKNKLPYDNYGSFFGPSQPVIAQRVIQESKSLLENQHLASRFSDPHRIKKNQNKVPSGGSKSSSHNLAPKVSEMKVKAQKIKNTRDYSFLLSDDAELPAPSKAPPSQNMPIRNSEGRPAQVPARNKLPLSNGGKHVRASHEERNVGSAAGHLPPKSGSSYRTSSTSKPSMASADSRKQPGNNSGNGPGRPVGPKGLPSKISVGTTGNKSSTPAIKNPVNGMQKSLPSKNHPSIPKQIVEQRISKHSVEQRIPKQSVEQRFPKQSVEQRIQKQSVEQRIQKQSVEQRKDIRELYRPKMAPKQPVASSKPQINRPLKQNSVHTASQDRRPKPKAAKRPFDDEEDEVDVRNMIRNMFNYNPNKFVDDDDVDDMEAGFDEILREEKRSEMIAKKEDEEQLRLIEEEEERERRRKMAKLKKRKLGY